The following DNA comes from Cellulophaga sp. HaHa_2_95.
TCCCAAATGGAAAGAATTTTATACCCGCTATTTGGAAAAAGCCTATGTAAATAATTCAAAGAGGCTCATCTCATTTACGACGCTAGATGCCTCAGAAAGGTACAAACAACTATTCCAAATAAATCCAAACATTGTAAGGCGTCTACCGAATAAAATAGTAGCGTCCTACATCAATATATCCCAAGAAACTTTGAGTAGGATAAAATCAAAAATCTAATGTTTGAATGTAGAAGCAATAGTATCACATTTTAGAGAACTAGACTATACAAAGATTTTCCTGTACTTGTGTCTTTATTGCTTTCCAAGCTCCTGACTTTATAAATCAGTTTTACGCTACTATTCTCAATCTATATTATCACATCTGCGGTTTTACACATGTCTTGAATGTTGTCCATTAGCTCTTGTTTATTACGAGTACCCTTTAACAGTAGATGAGTTCTATCTATTAACTACTCAAGGAAAACCAAAAAAGAATTGAAGTAACTATGAAATAGAGCAAAAAACCAAGACCCTATTTCCCTTATAGTTGGCAAAATCCCAGGAGAAATTAGCATTTGAAATTTGACGAAAATTAAAAACTAAAAGAGCAGACTGCAGCGCAAAAACTAATGGCTTGTTCTTACTTGCTTGGAAAATTCACCTACTTTTTTATTCCTATTTTTTTCTAAATTCGATATGCTACTAGATCATAAATCATGAGTGAATACGTTATATTACAACTAAACCATCATCAATAAGCGCAGAACCAGCACTTCAATCTGAACAAAAATGAAACATATTATTTTCCCGTTTACTGCTATTTTATTACTGCTATCCTGTAAACAAAATTCCCGAAATACTGGGGATGTTTCTAAAGCAAATAAAATTGAGGAAATAGAATTAAGTTCCAATACCTTAAATGATTCCATTTTAGAAAACAAAAAAATAGATACAGTACTAGTTAGTGCCATTACTATTGATACAGATTCGATAAATCATCTAATAAATGATTATGTATTACATGCGTATTATCCAAATAGCAATTATAGACCTTTAGATAGATACCTTTACATTCCCTATATAGTAGAGAATGAAAAAGAATATTACACATTTGATCAGTACCCCAAAGAATTAATAGTGCGGTTAATACCCACTACTGTAGACACTCTTGAAGTTATTTCAGGAACAGGTAATTGTATGGACTGTTTGGATATATTCAAAATACAAGATAAAAATGAGGTTGAGCTCTTTTACAGCCTAAGTAGTAATAATAAAATAATAGCCCAAAAAGGAAAATTGGATTCCATTTTATCAAAAAGAGACATCTCATTTGAGCACTTATGGGATTCCAAATATATTGAAGCTACTTTAACAAACTGGGCGGAAGATGTTGAACTTAATGACTTACTAAATACATATTATTATCTACCTACAGCTGCAACGCTACAAAAAAAACCAAATATTGAAAGCATTAATAAGTTATTGTTTGATACTAAACAATTGACTACCTACTCCTTAGATACACTCCAGATTTTATATAACAATCACTTGAATACTAATGACGTGATAAGAATGGACAATTTTTTAACCAATGACAATGAGGGATATTTTCATAGTGGCGAATTAATGAAGGGTATAGAAGAAGATGTATTATTATTAGTGGAGAGCCTGGATATTTTATATATCTCGCAACAAAATGAAATCTTTAAAGTTGCGTGGTTGAATGACTATACCACTGTTATAAATAGCATTGGAATACTTGACGACAGTCGTGCCTCTATAATCGATAATTATTACACCATAAATGATTGGGCCACCGGCACCAAAACTCGATTGTTTCATCCCGCCATGATTGATAATGATTACCTTGTAATTTATGAACTCAAGTTGAAAGATATTGACACCTACATTCAATCATCTGCAGAAATAATAAGCTTTAAAAAACCAATGGAAGCAGATTCTATCCAGTAATAGTTTCATATTAAGAATAGTTTATACGATTTTATAAAATCAATACTATGGGTATTCTTGAAAAATAGAGCAGAAAATGAAGTTATTATTTTTCCTCGTGGTTGGTAGAATTCTAGAGGAAATTAGAAATTGAAATTTAACAAATTACAAGAATAAACGAAATGAAATTTGACCGAACAGGAATTATATTATACACTGTTGCTTATAAAAAGTGTGTTGTTTTTTACGAAGAAATACTAGGGCTTACCAAACTATTTGAAACTACAGCGTTGACCTGTTTTGAATTTGGAGGCTCTTATCTAATGGTTGAATTAGACACTACCTATGATGGTCAAAAAACGGCAGAAGAACGTACTAGGACCTGCTTACGCATGAATGTGTCCAATGTAATGGGGCTTGCAGAAAAATTGATAGCAAAAGATATTGCCGTAGATTATCAAGAACATTCATGGGGCACTATTCCTAAGTTCCATGATCCCGATGGTAATTTATGTGCATTTAAAGACAGTCAAAAGTTCGAGGCACAAATTTCCGCATTTAAACAAACCCTTAAAAAATAGAAAAAGTTAGTTATATACCATTTAAAGTTCCTAAATTTAAAACAATCATCGGGCCAAGACTATAGCTATGGTACCACAACTTGGTCTAAACGAATTCCAAATTATTTCTATGAAAAACTTCTATTCTATACTCGCACTATCGCTATTAATTTCTTGTAATTCTAAAAAAAAGGAGAACAGCCAAAATAGCGAAGATGGTAGACCATCGTTAAGCCAAATACTGTCAGAATTTGATTCAGATAAAGATGGAAAACTATCTAAAGCTGAAGTTAATGGTCCGTTAGCAGATGATTTTGATCGTATTGATACTAATCAAGATGGATTTTTAAGTGAAACCGAACTAACGGCTGCACCGGGACCTAGACCTAAAGAGGAGCAGATTATAGATAGAAGTGAAATTAATACAACCATAAAAACCTTGGCAATAAATACCGAGTATTTCATTCAGGAAAATATTATCGGAGACATTACTCAAGAAAAGATAGCCTTATCAGGAATAGAAACGCTATGCTATGTGATAAAAACTCATTCCCAAGCCACGGAACACCAAATGGGACCTTGGTGTCCCCGTCATATTGAAGATGGGATGGAAAAAGGTGGACTATGGTTTAAAGAGGATAAGGTATATGATGTTTCCGGGCATTTTATAGCCAATCTTGCTGAATTTTATAGTGATGATCAATGGAAGCTGTACCGCGAAGATGGTACCGTAAAATATACAGAAACGGAAGAGGCTTGTTTAGCCGCTGCAAAACCTGATGTGGAAGAAGCATACAACAATTACTGTGTAGAATGTCTGCCAGAGTATTTTAAAGATCAGGTAACGACATTTTTCATTCCCGTAAAACCAGTATATTTAAATACCTCACAAGACTTAGGTAGAGGTGGACTGGGAATTGCTTTTAACGGTGTAAATTTTGATCCACCAGCACCCACTCACGCTATATTAGCCGCACATACCATTGCTCCTTTAGATGATCATGGGGGGCATGTAAATCCGCATGGAGGCTATCATTACCACGCCGTTACCGGAGGCACAAAAGAGATTGAGCAACCAGACGTGCATGCCCCAATTGTTGGTTATGCTATTGATGGCTTTGGTATCTACGCCTTAAAAGATAAAGATGATCGTCTAGCAGCCGACCTAGATGAATGTGGTGGGCATTCTGATGCGGTAAGAGGCTATCATTACCATGCTGGTGCCGTAGGAGATAATCAAATTATTAAATGCTTGCACGGCTTACCGGGATACACGCAAGTACAAGAGTAAATAAAGGCTGCTTAACGATGTTGCGCATAACTAGTAAAAGTCTTAAAATACAGAACACGGAGTATCTACCATGAAAAAGTTTTCATCTTATATCTCGTTATTAAAAAAAGTAGCTGTTTTTTTATTGGGATTTTTATTTTTTGCAGTTTTTCTAATGGGAGTTAACGTCATTTTTTTTCAAAAAGAAGACAAATATATGCTGGGAGGTATTATTATTTGTGCCTTGGCGCTTTATGTTGGCTGTTACCTTTTAGTAACGGAAGACCAAATGCATTTACTTAATTTTGGATTGATAGGTTTTGGACTTGCTGCATTAATTAATTACATTAATCCCGGGGGCTTTGAAGGTATAGCCAGAAATGCTTGGTACAAGAATAATGAACCCTTTATTCCCTACCAAAGCATAAAACCTGTTCAAATAAAAGCTGATGTAGAAAAATGCCAATTGTACAAATATGGCACGTTTTACTCCGGAACAGATACGATCACTAGATATAGAGAGGGAGAGGACGATTACGAAATGATCAATACTGAGTATGAAGGAAAACCGATAAAACTCGTATGGCTAGATGATTGTTCTTACCATAAAATTCTAGAAAAAGGGCTTATTCTTTCCTATATTCGGATGGGAGATTTTGAGAGCCAACACTATACGATTCATTCTTTGTATTTAGATCAAAGTAGTGAACCTAAAACTAGAATTGTACAACCTGTAGCCACTACACCTTAAAAAATTC
Coding sequences within:
- a CDS encoding YHYH protein; protein product: MKNFYSILALSLLISCNSKKKENSQNSEDGRPSLSQILSEFDSDKDGKLSKAEVNGPLADDFDRIDTNQDGFLSETELTAAPGPRPKEEQIIDRSEINTTIKTLAINTEYFIQENIIGDITQEKIALSGIETLCYVIKTHSQATEHQMGPWCPRHIEDGMEKGGLWFKEDKVYDVSGHFIANLAEFYSDDQWKLYREDGTVKYTETEEACLAAAKPDVEEAYNNYCVECLPEYFKDQVTTFFIPVKPVYLNTSQDLGRGGLGIAFNGVNFDPPAPTHAILAAHTIAPLDDHGGHVNPHGGYHYHAVTGGTKEIEQPDVHAPIVGYAIDGFGIYALKDKDDRLAADLDECGGHSDAVRGYHYHAGAVGDNQIIKCLHGLPGYTQVQE
- a CDS encoding glyoxalase/bleomycin resistance/dioxygenase family protein — translated: MKFDRTGIILYTVAYKKCVVFYEEILGLTKLFETTALTCFEFGGSYLMVELDTTYDGQKTAEERTRTCLRMNVSNVMGLAEKLIAKDIAVDYQEHSWGTIPKFHDPDGNLCAFKDSQKFEAQISAFKQTLKK